Proteins co-encoded in one Gossypium arboreum isolate Shixiya-1 chromosome 11, ASM2569848v2, whole genome shotgun sequence genomic window:
- the LOC108473481 gene encoding protein AUXIN SIGNALING F-BOX 2-like, with amino-acid sequence MNYFPDEVLEHVFDFITSHKDRNSVSLVCKSWYKIERYSRQRVFIGNCYSISPERLIARFPGLKSLTLKGKPHFADFNLVPHDWGGFVYPWIEALAKSRIGLEELRLKRMVVSDESLELLSKSFVNFKSLVLVSCEGFTTDGLAAIAANCRFLRELDLQENEVDDHRGHWLSCFPESCTSLISLNFACLRGEVNLGALERLVSRSPNLKSLRLNRAVPLDTLQKLLMRAPQLVDLGIGSYVHDPFSEAYNKLKIAIQRCKSIRSLSGFLEVAPHCMSAIYPICGNLTFLNLSYAPGLHGNKLMKLIQHCRKLQRLWILDCIGDKGLGVVALTCKELQELRVFPSDPFEAGNAAVTEEGLVLVSAGCPKLNSLLYFCQQMTNAALITVAKNCPNFIRFRLCILDPIKPDPVTNQPLDEGFGAIVQSCKGLKRLSLSGLLTDQVFLYIGMYAEQLEMLSIAFAADSDKGMLYVLNGCKKLRKLEIRDCPFGDAALLEDVGKYETMRSLWMSSCEVTLGGCKAVAEKMPSLNVEIIDESEQMEFNLDDKQKVDKMYLYRTLVGHRKDAPEYVWIL; translated from the exons ATGAATTATTTCCCAGATGAAGTTTTAGAGCACGTGTTTGATTTCATCACATCTCACAAAGACCGTAACTCAGTGTCTTTAGTTTGCAAATCGTGGTACAAAATCGAAAGATACAGCAGGCAAAGGGTTTTCATTGGGAACTGTTATTCCATCAGCCCAGAGAGGTTGATCGCCAGATTCCCTGGCTTGAAGTCGCTGACTTTGAAAGGGAAGCCGCATTTCGCCGACTTCAATTTGGTGCCACATGATTGGGGAGGTTTCGTTTATCCTTGGATCGAAGCCTTGGCTAAGAGCCGAATCGGATTGGAAGAGCTTAGGCTTAAGAGGATGGTGGTGTCTGATGAGAGCCTCGAGCTGCTTTCCAAATCATTTGTGAATTTTAAGTCTTTGGTCCTTGTTAGTTGTGAAGGCTTCACTACTGATGGTCTTGCCGCTATTGCTGCTAATTGTAG GTTTCTTAGGGAGCTGGATTTACAAGAAAATGAAGTTGATGATCATAGAGGTCATTGGCTTAGTTGCTTTCCTGAAAGCTGTACCTCTCTGATTTCCCTGAATTTTGCCTGCCTTAGAGGAGAAGTGAACTTAGGAGCTCTTGAAAGACTTGTGTCAAGATCTCCCAACCTCAAGAGTTTACGACTAAACCGTGCGGTCCCGCTTGATACCCTCCAAAAACTATTGATGCGAGCTCCTCAACTGGTGGACTTGGGCATCGGGTCTTATGTACATGATCCATTCTCTGAGGCCTATAACAAATTGAAAATTGCCATTCAAAGGTGCAAATCAATCAGGAGTTTATCGGGGTTTTTGGAGGTTGCTCCGCATTGCATGTCGGCTATTTATCCGATTTGTGGAAACCTGACCTTCTTGAACTTGAGTTATGCTCCAGGCCTTCATGGTAATAAGCTGATGAAGCTGATTCAGCATTGCAGGAAACTTCAGCGTCTATGG ATACTGGATTGTATTGGAGATAAGGGACTAGGAGTAGTGGCTTTGACATGTAAAGAATTGCAGGAATTGAGGGTTTTCCCATCTGATCCCTTTGAAGCTGGAAATGCTGCCGTGACTGAGGAAGGTTTGGTCCTAGTATCTGCAGGCTGTCCAAAGCTCAATTCGCTGCTGTACTTCTGTCAGCAGATGACGAATGCTGCCCTCATAACTGTAGCTAAGAACTGCCCGAATTTTATCCGCTTCAGATTGTGCATCCTTGACCCCATAAAACCTGACCCTGTAACCAATCAGCCATTGGATGAAGGTTTTGGGGCGATTGTCCAGTCTTGCAAGGGTCTCAAGAGACTATCACTCTCTGGCCTTCTGACTGATCAGGTTTTTCTTTACATAGGAATGTATGCCGAGCAGCTCGAGATGCTGTCCATCGCTTTTGCTGCGGACAGTGACAAAGGAATGCTCTACGTGTTGAACGGTTGCAAGAAACTTCGCAAGCTAGAGATCAGGGACTGCCCCTTTGGTGACGCAGCACTTCTAGAGGACGTGGGAAAGTATGAAACAATGCGATCCCTTTGGATGTCCTCCTGTGAAGTTACCCTCGGAGGCTGCAAGGCAGTTGCTGAGAAGATGCCGAGCCTAAATGTGGAGATCATAGATGAGAGTGAACAAATGGAATTTAACCTTGACGACAAGCAGAAGGTAGACAAGATGTATCTGTATCGAACTTTAGTCGGGCATAGGAAAGATGCACCAGAATATGTGTGGATTTTGTAG
- the LOC108473482 gene encoding cysteine-rich and transmembrane domain-containing protein WIH2-like, producing MSYQRVPQDPYPPPGYASPYPPPPPSGYPSAPPYEGYPPPPPPGYPPYPQPQRQPYEGYQGYFAEGYPPPPPPPPGHPQYHHCHYEHHHHHNHSDDGCFSFLKGCLAALCCCCMLEECCF from the exons ATGAGTTACCAAAGAGTACCTCAAGACCCTTACCCTCCTCCTG GGTATGCCTCTCCTTATCCACCCCCACCCCCATCTGGATACCCTTCTGCTCCACCTTACGAAGGCTACCCACCACCGCCGCCTCCAGGTTATCCACCGTATCCTCAGCCGCAACGCCAGCCTTACGAGGGTTACCAAGGGTATTTTGCTGAAGGGTatccaccaccaccacctccaccTCCAGGTCATCCTCAATATCACCACTGCCACTACGAGCATCACCATCACCACAATCATTCTGATGATGGCTGTTTCTCTTTCTTAAAAGGCTG TTTGGCTGCTCTATGTTGTTGCTGCATGTTGGAGGAATGCTGCTTTTAG
- the LOC108471116 gene encoding V-type proton ATPase subunit C-like: protein MANRYWVVSLPVQKSASTLWNSLQDQISKHSFDTPLYRFNIPNLRVGTLDSLLALSDDLFKLNTFIEGVSQKIRRQIEELERVSGLESNALTVDGVPIDSYLTRFVWDEAKYPTMSPLREIVDGIHILVAKIEDDLKVRVAEYNNVRGQLNAINRKQSGSLAVRDLSNIVKPEDIITSEHLVTLLAVIPKYSQKDWLSSYETLTTYVVPRSSKKLYEDNEYALYTVTLFGRVADNFRTSARERGFQIRDFEYSPEAQESRKQELEKLVQDQDSLRSSLLQWCYTSYGEVFNSWMHFCALRIFAESILRYGLPPSFLACVLSPSTKGEKKVRSILEELCDSTNSTYWKTEDEGGAMAGLGGDADTYPYVSFTINIA, encoded by the exons ATGGCGAACAGATACTGGGTGGTGTCTCTTCCGGTTCAGAAATCGGCGTCCACATTGTGGAATAGCTTACAAGACCAAATCTCCAAGCATTCCTTCGACACTCCTCTTTACAGG TTTAATATACCAAATCTACGTGTTGGCACTCTCGATTCCCTCCTTGCTCTCAGTGATGATCTCTTCAAA TTGAATACCTTTATCGAAGGAGTTTCTCAGAAAATCAGGAGGCAGATCGAGGAACTGGAGAGAGTATCTGGATTGGAGAGCAATGCCCTCACCGTTGATGGAGTCCCCATTGATTCTTATCTaacaag GTTTGTTTGGGATGAAGCAAAGTACCCGACAATGTCCCCCTTGAGGGAAATTGTTGATGGTATTCACATTCTAGTGGCAAAGATCGAGGATGATCTCAAG GTTCGTGTTGCTGAGTATAACAATGTGCGCGGCCAACTTAATGCCATAAACAGAAAGCAAAGTGGAAG CTTGGCTGTTCGTGACCTGTCTAATATAGTGAAGCCTGAGGATATCATTACTTCTGAACACCTAGTGACTCTCCTTGCAGTTATTCCCAAGTATTCACAGAAGGATTGGCTTTCAAGCTACGAAACATTGACTACCTATGTG GTCCCTAGGTCCTCCAAGAAGTTGTATGAAGATAATGAATATGCTCTTTACACTGTCACGTTATTTGGTCGCGTCGCTGACAATTTCAGAACTAGTGCACGGGAACGAGGCTTCCAA ATTCGTGATTTTGAATATAGTCCAGAAGCACAAGAAAGTCGTAAGCAGGAACTAGAGAAATTGGTACAAGACCAAGATAGCTTGCGAAGCTCACTTTTGCAATGGTGTTACACTAGTTATGGGGAG GTTTTCAACTCCTGGATGCATTTTTGTGCTTTACGTATCTTTGCAGAGAGCATTCTAAGATATGGTCTGCCGCCGTCTTTCCTG GCATGCGTTTTGTCCCCATCTACAAAGGGTGAGAAGAAAGTGCGGTCCATCCTTGAAGAGTTATGCGATAGCACAAACAG CACATACTGGAAGACTGAAGATGAAGGCGGAGCAATGGCTGGTTTAGGAGGTGATGCCGACACCTATCCCTATGTCTCCTTCACAATCAACATTGCTTGA